In a genomic window of Paracoccaceae bacterium:
- a CDS encoding ABC transporter substrate-binding protein, translating into MLKTYLAPLSTALVLSTALVAPAHAETLRMASQGDATSLDPHSHNESFTNYFLANIYEGLVARDRNFEIAGQLAESWEQVDATTWRFKLRDGVTFHDGSAFAADDVIFSMDRALSETSNFKHVLASVESYSAVDDMNVEIVTKAPNPILLNDLLDLMILDKQWAEANGAAEPINLQAEEKAFSATNANGTGPFSVVSRAQGEETTLTAFDGYWGETGNVTEVVFTPINNAATLVSALLSGEVDLVMPLPLQDIARVEAGEGVKVVSSAEARTMYIGMDQWRDQIIESPVEGNPFLDLRVRQAIAHAVDAQAIIDRVMQGQATLATQYVMDKVNGYNPDLTRLEYNVDTAKALLAEAGYPDGFELTMDCSTDRYVNDGQICQATVSLLARVGITVNLIAQPKAQFFPKVVAPDFGTSFFLLSWTPSTMDSLNVFQNVLGTRDLDNGVGAWNISGCSVPEADTLAAEAAVTMDAAAREAMLQDAMALMVEDVCLVPLHVQQLVWGAAENIDVVQHPTFEFPLEYFNVN; encoded by the coding sequence ATGCTAAAAACTTACCTCGCGCCTCTTTCTACGGCATTGGTTCTTTCGACCGCGCTGGTTGCACCAGCCCACGCAGAAACGCTGCGTATGGCGTCGCAGGGCGATGCAACCAGCCTTGATCCGCACAGCCACAACGAGAGCTTTACCAACTACTTTTTGGCCAATATCTACGAAGGTCTTGTTGCACGCGACAGAAACTTCGAGATTGCAGGCCAGTTGGCAGAAAGCTGGGAACAGGTCGATGCAACCACATGGCGCTTCAAGTTGCGCGATGGTGTGACGTTTCATGATGGGTCTGCTTTCGCCGCCGATGATGTGATTTTCAGCATGGACCGCGCCTTGTCTGAAACCTCGAACTTCAAACACGTGCTGGCCTCCGTCGAAAGCTACAGCGCGGTCGACGACATGAACGTCGAAATCGTAACCAAAGCGCCGAACCCGATCCTGCTGAACGATCTGCTGGACCTTATGATCCTCGATAAACAATGGGCCGAAGCGAACGGCGCGGCGGAACCAATCAATCTTCAGGCCGAAGAAAAGGCATTCAGCGCGACCAACGCCAACGGCACTGGTCCATTTTCCGTCGTGTCTCGCGCGCAGGGTGAAGAGACGACGCTGACCGCTTTTGATGGCTATTGGGGCGAGACAGGCAATGTGACCGAAGTTGTCTTCACGCCCATCAACAACGCGGCGACGCTTGTATCGGCGCTGTTGTCTGGCGAGGTTGATCTGGTGATGCCACTGCCATTGCAGGACATTGCACGCGTCGAAGCCGGTGAGGGCGTCAAAGTCGTCTCCAGCGCCGAGGCGCGCACGATGTATATCGGAATGGACCAATGGCGCGATCAAATCATCGAAAGCCCTGTCGAGGGCAACCCGTTCCTTGATCTGCGGGTCCGTCAGGCCATCGCCCACGCCGTGGATGCACAGGCCATCATCGACCGCGTGATGCAGGGGCAGGCCACGCTGGCCACTCAATACGTCATGGATAAGGTGAACGGCTACAACCCCGATCTGACGCGGCTGGAATATAACGTGGACACGGCCAAGGCGCTTCTTGCCGAGGCAGGCTACCCCGATGGGTTCGAGCTGACGATGGATTGCTCTACCGACCGCTATGTGAACGACGGGCAGATTTGTCAGGCCACGGTCAGCCTGCTGGCACGGGTCGGCATCACGGTAAACCTGATCGCCCAGCCCAAAGCCCAGTTCTTTCCCAAAGTGGTTGCGCCTGATTTCGGCACCTCGTTCTTCCTGCTCAGCTGGACACCCTCCACCATGGACAGCCTGAACGTGTTCCAAAACGTGCTGGGCACGCGCGATCTGGACAACGGTGTGGGTGCCTGGAACATCTCCGGCTGCTCGGTGCCAGAAGCGGACACATTGGCGGCAGAGGCTGCGGTGACCATGGATGCAGCGGCACGCGAGGCTATGCTGCAAGACGCCATGGCGCTGATGGTCGAAGATGTCTGCCTGGTGCCGCTGCATGTGCAGCAATTGGTCTGGGGTGCGGCCGAGAATATCGATGTTGTGCAGCACCCGACGTTTGAATTCCCGCTGGAATACTTCAACGTCAACTAA
- a CDS encoding LysR family transcriptional regulator has product MSKIDIVQADAFLVACEEGSIRSASERLGVEPSTISRQIKALETSLGTALIERGRKGVRPTEAGTLLQTYLKHQQGEQEALLSEFDELKGMRRGELVIAVGDGFISDFVGNAIKSYSKVFPGFTYDLLSGSTEQVLHAVRTDRAHIGLAYNVGKERAIRIAAQAKQPLDLLVSPTAQWADLAEPITMPQLEALPCALLKSGFGVGDMIAVAEAAHGVRLRALVHSNSLAVLRNFVREGLGVTVLPAFVVTREIADSTIITKRLAVPELSKGEASVFTRYGRRLPEGATRLVEHITRSMVAFQPAH; this is encoded by the coding sequence TTGTCTAAGATCGATATAGTTCAGGCAGACGCATTCCTCGTTGCCTGCGAAGAGGGATCAATAAGATCTGCATCAGAACGTTTGGGCGTTGAGCCTTCCACAATTAGCCGCCAGATCAAGGCACTGGAAACGTCACTGGGCACAGCGTTAATTGAACGGGGCCGAAAAGGGGTGCGCCCGACCGAAGCGGGAACGCTCCTGCAAACTTACTTGAAGCATCAACAAGGCGAGCAGGAAGCGTTACTGTCAGAGTTCGACGAACTCAAAGGTATGCGGCGCGGCGAATTGGTGATTGCGGTGGGGGACGGCTTTATCAGTGATTTCGTGGGCAACGCGATCAAGTCTTATAGCAAGGTGTTTCCCGGATTTACCTACGATTTGCTGAGCGGATCAACAGAACAAGTTTTACATGCTGTTCGAACGGACCGCGCCCACATTGGTCTAGCCTACAATGTGGGCAAAGAGCGCGCCATTCGCATAGCAGCGCAAGCCAAACAACCGTTGGATTTGTTGGTCAGCCCTACTGCGCAATGGGCCGATTTGGCTGAACCGATCACGATGCCGCAACTCGAAGCTTTGCCATGTGCCCTGCTGAAATCGGGCTTTGGTGTGGGGGATATGATCGCCGTGGCCGAAGCTGCACATGGTGTGAGGTTGCGCGCCCTTGTCCATTCCAATTCTTTGGCTGTGCTGCGAAATTTTGTGCGCGAAGGGCTTGGAGTAACAGTTCTGCCTGCTTTTGTCGTGACCCGCGAAATCGCCGACAGTACAATCATTACAAAACGCCTGGCGGTGCCGGAGCTGAGCAAGGGGGAGGCCTCGGTATTTACGCGTTATGGGAGACGCTTGCCTGAAGGGGCCACGCGACTGGTTGAACATATCACGAGGTCAATGGTCGCATTTCAACCAGCACATTAA
- a CDS encoding ABC transporter permease → MFDRIRSDFWYELLNSPVTIVSAIIIVLMIVGCTFAPIFAPHTPFDPATISIMDNNMPPAWADGADPRFLLGTDLQGRDVLSAMLYGGRISLLVGIGAVALSVVIGMTVGLLAGYFGGMTDAVLMRIAEVQFAFPPILIALLFNGILKASLPADVFAQAAVPIMILAIGLAGWVQFARIVRASTLVQRNQDYVTACHALGLPTLTIILRHITPNILGPVLVLAMLQIAVAIVTEATLSFLGLGTPLTEPSLGALIQIGSQYLFSGVWWVVIFPGIMLLVMVVAFNLVADWIRDYLNPRLR, encoded by the coding sequence ATGTTTGACCGTATCCGCTCTGATTTCTGGTACGAATTGCTCAATTCGCCCGTCACCATTGTCTCTGCCATCATCATTGTGCTGATGATTGTTGGCTGCACCTTTGCCCCAATCTTCGCACCGCACACGCCGTTTGATCCCGCGACGATCTCGATCATGGATAACAACATGCCACCTGCTTGGGCTGACGGCGCTGATCCGCGATTTCTGTTGGGAACGGATTTGCAGGGGCGCGACGTCTTGTCGGCCATGCTTTATGGCGGGCGGATTTCGCTGCTGGTCGGTATTGGCGCTGTTGCCCTGTCGGTTGTGATTGGCATGACTGTTGGCTTGCTTGCAGGGTATTTTGGCGGGATGACGGATGCAGTCCTGATGCGCATTGCCGAAGTCCAGTTTGCCTTCCCGCCCATTCTGATCGCGCTTTTGTTCAATGGCATCCTCAAGGCCTCGCTGCCCGCAGATGTCTTTGCGCAAGCCGCTGTGCCGATCATGATCCTCGCCATTGGATTGGCGGGCTGGGTTCAATTTGCGCGGATTGTACGTGCCTCGACACTGGTTCAGCGCAATCAGGACTACGTAACCGCCTGTCATGCCTTGGGCTTGCCGACGCTCACCATTATCCTGCGCCACATCACTCCCAATATTCTTGGGCCGGTGCTGGTGCTTGCCATGTTGCAAATCGCCGTGGCCATCGTGACCGAAGCAACGCTGTCTTTTCTGGGCCTTGGCACCCCCCTGACCGAACCCTCGCTGGGGGCGTTGATCCAGATCGGCAGCCAATACCTGTTCTCGGGTGTTTGGTGGGTCGTGATCTTCCCCGGCATCATGCTGCTGGTGATGGTGGTTGCGTTCAACCTCGTCGCCGACTGGATTCGCGACTATTTGAACCCGAGGCTGCGATGA
- a CDS encoding ABC transporter permease, with protein sequence MYFLLARVFQATIVMLCVALVGFLVFQFVGDPVLSLVGQETTVEDREALRESLGLNDPILMQYARYVVNAVQGDFGISYSFNRDVSEMIADRLPATVELVLLSGVLSLLLAIPAGIYTGIRRKGGIAQTIMAISVIGVSIPSFLLGILLILVFSVWLNWLPSFGRGDLATVFGLRSSLFTWDGLSHALMPAAVLCLFQLGVILRLIRAEMLEVLRTDYIRFAWARGLPGKRVYFGHALKNTLVPVVTAIGLQLSSLFAFSIITELVFQWPGMGSLLLHAIGQSDIPLLAAYLIFVGLVFTISNLLVDAIYVLIDPRIRHGAL encoded by the coding sequence ATGTACTTTCTGCTGGCCCGCGTGTTTCAGGCCACGATTGTCATGCTCTGCGTTGCCCTTGTCGGCTTCCTTGTCTTTCAATTCGTGGGCGACCCGGTTCTGTCTCTGGTGGGACAGGAAACAACCGTAGAAGACCGCGAAGCGCTGCGCGAAAGCCTTGGTTTGAACGATCCGATCCTTATGCAATACGCCCGCTATGTCGTGAACGCCGTGCAGGGTGATTTCGGGATTTCCTACAGCTTCAATCGCGACGTGAGCGAAATGATTGCCGACAGACTGCCCGCAACCGTTGAACTGGTGCTGTTGTCCGGCGTGCTGTCGCTGCTGCTGGCCATTCCCGCAGGGATCTACACCGGCATTCGACGCAAGGGCGGGATTGCCCAGACGATCATGGCGATTTCTGTCATCGGCGTGTCCATCCCTTCGTTTCTGCTCGGTATACTTCTGATCTTGGTGTTCTCGGTCTGGCTGAACTGGTTGCCTTCTTTTGGTCGCGGCGATCTGGCGACGGTTTTCGGATTACGCTCCAGCCTGTTTACATGGGACGGGCTCAGCCATGCACTGATGCCGGCCGCTGTCCTTTGCCTATTCCAGCTTGGTGTGATCCTGCGCCTGATCCGCGCCGAAATGCTGGAGGTGCTGCGCACCGATTACATCCGCTTTGCTTGGGCGCGCGGGCTGCCCGGCAAAAGAGTTTACTTCGGCCACGCGCTGAAAAACACTCTGGTGCCGGTTGTCACCGCGATTGGCTTGCAGCTCAGCTCGCTTTTTGCGTTTTCGATCATCACAGAGCTGGTCTTTCAATGGCCGGGCATGGGTTCGCTCTTGCTGCATGCCATCGGGCAAAGCGACATCCCGCTGCTGGCCGCATATCTGATCTTTGTCGGTCTGGTGTTCACGATTTCCAACCTTTTGGTGGACGCAATCTATGTGCTGATCGACCCGCGTATTCGACATGGAGCACTTTGA